The sequence TAACAACGCACGCCTCTGAATACTTGATCTATAATTTTATCATAAAAATTTTTATATTACAAAAGTATTTATAGAGTTTTATGTCAACATCTTATATTTATAATTCAAGTTTCGCACTTACACTGTTTTCACGTCTTTGTTCACCCTGTTAAATATCAGCTTCGCTGATTGCCTGTGGCATTTAACAGGGCAGGGAGTGATAACGACGAAGCAATCTCCCTACTTTTTTTGTTTTGAGATTTCTCCGCTCCACCGAGCACATAAATGCTTATGTGCTCGCTTCCGGTCGAAAAGACACGAATAGGTAGTTGTCATCCCCAGCGAAGCCGAGGGATCTCCATCTATATGCTAATAATTTCTGCGTTTCTGCTTAGTGAGATAAGACATTTGAATAAGTACCCCACCTACCATAGTGCTCGGAACTTGTCTCCCCCTACCAAAGAGTTAGGAGGGGGCTGGATAGTGGTAAAATTTATAACAGTTCTATCATTCAAAACTCTCTCTTTGATTAACTCACGTTGAACTAATATACGTCAAGGAGCTGCTGCAAAGGATGACTTATCGCCGCTTACTAAATACATTTATTTTTCTATTTTTATAGTTTTGACAAATTCGGTTGTTTTGTTTGAATTTTTGTCTCTTAGCACGGTTTCGAGTAAATATTTTCCCGGAGGTGCACCACTGAGAGTATAGGTAAGATCCATTTTAAATTCTGTGTTGGGAAAAGGTGAAACAAAATCAAATGAGCCAAAGTTTTTCTTGCCCATTAAAATGTTTCCTTCTGGATCAAGAACATGCAAGTCGGTTGCGATAGTTATATGGTTTAAACTGTTTGTTTTTTCTATTTTATACCCTACCACCTGGCAAACAATATAAATCGGTTCACCGGCACTATAAACATTGCTGTCTTTGGAAATATAATTGTTATGATCCTTGACAAGCTTTGCATTAAGTACAGTAAGAGGTATATCATCCCAGAGAGAAAATATTGATTCTCGTAAGCTTTGAAAGGCTTCAAGATTATTTTCAGCTTGATAAGCTTCACGGGCATTTTCAATTGAACTGTTAAAATCTTTGGCGGATAAAGGAAATGCGGCTAACATAATAAAGAACAACGAAAGCACGCTTAATTGTAATTTATTCATTTTTTACCCCCCTTAAGTTTTTTTAGTTTCTCGCGGGTGAGGCTAATAAATGATCCTTACTCGCTTTTCTGAAAAACCTGTTTTTCGGCAAAGTCCCCGGCCCAGGGAAGTTTATACATTTCCCCCTGAAATGACTTAATCATCATCATAATCCAGAGTACTATCGTCAGCAGGAATATTATGAACGTAAGAAGCCCGAGAACCGGAATCGCCCCCAAAACAAGGCTAACAACAAACAGGGCAAGAAAAACCACAAGGGACTGCATTGCATGAAATCTTACAAACTGGTTTTCTTTCTCCAGCAGCAAAAAAACGATTCCTGTGATCCATCCAAGCACATAGCACAACAACGCTTCAATATTTTGGTCAATACCCAAGATTGTCTTATTTTTCTCCATTTTTTAACCTCCTTTAAAAGGCCTTGGCAGGCCTTTATTAATGTTGGTATTCAATATTATCAATAACTCAGCCTCCGCTAAAAGACCTCCGAATGGCAACCTATTGTATTGAAGAAACTTTGTTTTTTACTGCTCTAACATCTTGATCAATTCAACCCGGCGGTTTCGTGCCCGGCCATCCTCGTCTTCATTACTGGCAACTGGCGCCCATGGGCCTAATCCACGAGGCTTGAGCCTGTCTTTTGAGATTCCGTGTTCGGATGCCAGAAATTCCACGACAGACTCTGCACGACGCCGGGACAAGTCCATATTATATTCAATACTTCCGACAGCATCGGTATGGCCGACAACCCCGAGGTGGAGATCCGGTTTCTCCTCCAAAAACGCGGCTATTTCAGCCAGCGTGGATTCAGATTCTT comes from Flexistipes sp. and encodes:
- a CDS encoding DUF4870 domain-containing protein is translated as MEKNKTILGIDQNIEALLCYVLGWITGIVFLLLEKENQFVRFHAMQSLVVFLALFVVSLVLGAIPVLGLLTFIIFLLTIVLWIMMMIKSFQGEMYKLPWAGDFAEKQVFQKSE